The following proteins are encoded in a genomic region of Corylus avellana chromosome ca4, CavTom2PMs-1.0:
- the LOC132179551 gene encoding uncharacterized protein LOC132179551: protein MGKNQAYKAMQRARLGSSSAGPDEVEDGMVDGSFHSPEWHAARLASLNTTHTITWEEYKKKQKEDEMRKGELEADKDRMMREYRAQLDAERAHKLGHGKNHSGSKSNHKKDKKDKDLKKRSSRKRKHSRRRSSGSISSSSSSDSSSSDEDERESRRSKSRSRRTKKEKKQKSRTKPSSSDDEEADGPVPLSRFFESVKT from the exons ATGGGTAAAAATCAAGCTTACAAAGCTATGCAGAGAGCCAGGCTGGGCTCTAGCTCTGCTGGGCCTGATGAGGTTGAAGACGGCATG GTGGATGGTTCATTTCATTCACCAGAGTGGCATGCTGCCCGGTTGGCCAGTCTCAATACTACTCACACTATCACCTGGGAAGAGTACAAAAAGAAGCAGAAG GAGGATGAAATGAGAAAAGGGGAACTGGAAGCAGATAAAGATAGAATGATGAGGGAGTACAGAGCTCAGCTGGATGCTGAAAGGGCACACAAGCTTGGCCATGGAAAAAACCACTCCGGTAGTAAATCTAATCACAAAAAAG ATAAGAAGGACAAAGATTTGAAGAAACGGAGCAGCAGAAAGCGAAAG CATTCAAGGAGGAGATCTTCTGGGTCAATCTCCTCAAGTTCATCCTCAGATTCATCCAGTAGTGATGAAGATGAGAGAGAATCAAGAAGATCTAAATCTAGGTCTAGGAgaacaaagaaggaaaagaagcaGAAGTCAAGAACCAAGCCCTCTAGCAGTGATGATGAAGAGGCTGATGGTCCTGTGCCACTTTCAAGATTCTTCGAGAGTGTAAAGACCTAA